The Salmo trutta chromosome 22, fSalTru1.1, whole genome shotgun sequence genome contains the following window.
AGCACATCATCGCTGGAGCCGGAGAGCTGCATCTGGAGATCTGTCTGAAGGATTTGGAGGAGGACCATGCCTGCATTCCACTGAAGGTACACTAGTCCTCCATGCCTCTTTACATGATCCCTTCTACAATGGTGTCACGGTACAGGCAGTATTTAATAAACACCCCTCTCCCCCACAGAAATCAGACCCGGTGGTTTCCTACAGGGAGACTGTGTCTGAGGAGTCTGACCAGATGTGCCTATCCAAGTCCCCAAACAAACACAACCGTCTGTACATGAAGGCCCGTCCCTTCCCTGACGGCCTGGCTGAGGACATCGAGAAGGGCGACGTCAGCGCCAGACAGGAGCTGAAGATCCGTGCCCGTTTCCTGGCCGACAAGTACGAATGGGATGTGTCTGAGGCCCGTAAGATCTGGTGCTTCGGCCCCGACGGTACCGGCCCCAACCTGCTGATGGACGTGACCAAGGGAGTCCAGTACCTGAACGAGATCAAGGACAGCGTGGTGGCCGGCTTCCAGTGGGCCGTCAAGGAGGTGAGCAAGATTTATGGATGTAGTTTTTCCTGCTCTTAGGCAGAATTTGTCGGTGACTTTAAACCAGCATACCAACTTTCAAAGATGCAGCTTTATATTGTGTTGGGGAAAACACCAAGGGTAGTTTTCAATGTGAGGATGTTGATTTGTCAAGCAACCTAAAGTACTTGATTCAATACCTTAAATATGACTTTTGTTTCCAGGGTGCCCTGTGTGAAGAGAACATGCGTGCTGTCCGCTTTGACGTCCATGACGTGACCCTCCACACAGATGCTATCCACCGTGGTGGTGGTCAGATCATTCCCACAGCCCGCAGAGTGCTGTACGCCTGCCAGCTTACAGCCCAGCCAAGACTCATGGAGCCTGTCTACCTGGTGGAGATTCAGGTAGGCTTACAATTCACAATGTCTGAATGTTTGCTTTCAATAAGGACTAGGTCTATGATGAGAAATCATGCACCACGCTGAACAAGTGATGGATAAACCCATAAACCACAATATCTGAGACCTGAATGTACAAACGAGCTTGCAACTAGAAGCAAATGGAAGTTGACTAGAAAATTCTAGAACCCTGAACTGCAAAGCTTTTGCATGCATCCGGTAGGCGTTAACCATAGTTTAATGTTAACCTCGTTTCTCCCTGCAGTGTCCTGAGCAGGTGGTAGGAGGCATCTACGGTGTGTTGAACAGGAAGCGCGGTCACGTGTTCGAGGAGTCCCAGGTCATGGGGACCCCCATGTTCATCGTCAAGGCTTACCTACCTGTCAACGAGTCTTTCGGTGAGGGACTCGCCAACTGCTGTCCACTTTGCCCTTCTTCCCATATGCATTTACCAGGGCTATATGATTCCCTGTTGTAGTAAGTCTGCAGCCCTTCTGTATGTGTAAAACCTCATATGCTAATACCTGTGGTCTTTCTCCAGGTTTCACAGCTGACCTGCGTTCCAACACCGGTGGCCAGGCCTTCCCCCAGTGTGTGTTTGACCACTGGCAGATCCTCCAGGGAGATCCCCAGGACTCTACCACCAAAATCTCCCAGATTGTGGCTGACACCCGTAAACGTAAGGGGCTCAAGGAGGGCATTCCTGCATTGGACAACTACCTGGACAAATTATAAAAGGCTTCCCTCTCATTCCCCCCCCTCCAATACTGAGGGACAGTACTGTACAGATCACCATGAGCACTAACATTTGCCAAAAGGAAAGTCAAGACCTTGTCAAGAATTTATGAATTGTAAACCATAAACTAAATTAAAAATGGGAAATAAAAACTATTGTGGTTGGGCCTTCATTGGGAAACGGTGGGGGAAGTTTGTCCTGACCTGTAACAATCCAGTGGACAGCTGGACCAATATTGTTTCATATACTAGTTTGCTTATTTTATTGGGCTTTGTTCATACAGCATGCCCTGTCCCTCATTTCAGATTGAAGTGGTTCTGAACGTGCTTAACACAGCTTTGGCCATCTTTAAAGCCTGTTGGTGGACCTGACATCCTTAACTTGCATGCTTTGGCAAACCCATTATATTGTGACAGACTTGTTTAATCTGaacattttatttacaatgtACATTAGCCAGACTCATGTTTTTAATTTGAGATTGCATTGTTTGGTGCCATTTTATGGCACCTCAGGCAATTGCCTCCTGCCACACAGGCGGTATACCTAGACAAGAAAGGTTAACCAATTTATGTTGCATTTCGCAAGCATGCAATTGAGTATGTACACATTTCTCTTGAACTTGCATGAAAAATGAGAAAGCAAACATGCCTTCCTGGCACAATGGCTCCACTGGCTGTTCAGATTGGCATCCAAAACAAGACACTTGAATATTTACAGGTCTAAGCAAACTAATGCAGTGGTAAACTCAACTTTTGAATTTCAATTCACCATACCTTAAATCAGCCATACATCAATTGTTCATTTTCATCCACTAGACTGGTAAAGTAACATGTTTGATTCACCAGGTAGGCCAACGGTTCCTGAAATGTATTGAATTTCAACAATTTATTTCAGGGATTACTCAATTTTATATAGTAAACTTGCAGGCAGGGTTTAACTGTCAGTTTCCTGTCAAAGTGCATCAGTGCAACTATAAGGAATTCAATTTCTGCGCTTTCATTCACAATTCTACACAGCCATTGGAAGATTAAACCAAGCGACCATTTGGGGATTTATCTTTCATTGAGGTACGGGTAGACTTTTTTTCTTCAGATTTCTCACCTGGTAATTATCTGACAGATACATTATTTAGAAGACATGCTCATTTGCTTCAGAGAAAAGTCCACATCAGTCTAGACTGGAAAGGTGGACATTTAACCACTAAAGCAGCGTTTCCCAACTCGTCCTTGAGTATCCTGGACAAAAACCTTCACCTTAACTCAGGGcttgattagttgacaagttgaatcaggtgtgcttatCCAGGGCTACAAAAGTGCTTATTGGTGGAAACACTGAACTAAAGTCCACTTCCAAAACAATTACCCATTCAATACTGTATGCACAAAGATCCAACATGAATATCAGAAGTTTAACAACCAGGTCCTGGTTAGATTTACCATGTCAGCTTACACAATTCAGATATTTTCCACTAATTGCTCTTTTGAACAATCGTCAATATTTTTCaaagatctgattggtcaaaagaccaattagtggaaaaaaatattgaattagtCTGCCTGTGTAACCAGCTTTAGATGACAACCCTTTGATGAAGTGTAGTAGTAGTAAAGACTAATGAGGAATAGAGGAGCTGTATTATTGCCTGAAGTATTACTTTGCACTATATGGGcaataaggtgtcatttgggacccAGTCCTTGGTTGGGAGGTCAGAGGAGATTCATTATGTGTAGAAGATGACCTCGGGGATCTGTCCGTCCTCTACTGAAGTGCCGTTGTTGTTTCCTGCAGCATAGCAGAAGGTGAAGCAGGTCTTGGTGCCGGTGGCAGGGGCTTCGTGGGTCACTTTACGCATTCCTTTGGTGCCATAGTGCGAGTCTGGTCCCTGAAAGACATGGATAATTGTGGTGTAGCTGTATGCTTATTGTATTCAATATGTACTTCAAAACTGAGCGGTTATAATGTACAGCattttttgtataaaaaaaagaaagttaTGTAAATGTTGGTGGTAGATGAAATTGTCTTCTGCTGTACCTTGAGGGTGGCACACGCGATGTAGTTGACACTGGGCAGGATCTCCACTGGTTCCTTAAACATGACCCGGAATGTGTTGGAGGAACCGTCGCAGCTGAATCCTGTGTCGTTCTGACCCAGGACAGTGTTGCTGTCTGTGTGAATGACCTTGAAGAGGGAGACCAATGGTCAGTCTTCACTTTtacctttatataaccaggtaaATCATAACAAATTTTCTACAGTAACATGAACTACCCAAGGATGTTTTCTACGCAGCACCCACTAGCTGGTATGTGTTATTCCTCTTTACCTGTATATTGACTTGGTAGTCTGTAGGACCATGTATCGAACCATAGAGGCCAAATCCAACCACAAATATCCTCCGATTCACTGAAAACCTAGCAGAGGCAGAAAAGGATATAGAAGGTAAACCTTTACTGAATTGAGATACTTTGTATGCAGTGCTCGACTTGGTCTGTAATAGGGGCCGGTACTCAATTTGGGTGTTGGTACTGTTtttatttaggtgcaggagctccacaatacttttgagctaatattctaacaagaggaacaggagctcaaacagtagaacatttgaggtgccggtactcagctccggtgagctcctgcccaagtcagcCACTGTCTGTATGTagtcattagtgtgtgtgtactaaccggaTGCAGTCACTGGTTCCGCTGTAGCCCCAGCGGCTCTCCACCTGTCCGAAGCGTGTGATGCTGCACTCCTTCCCCCGCAGGCAGCAGCGAGGTCGGTCGATGAACTCCACGTGAGGCTTGGGGTTCACCGTGAAGTGAAGGAACAGGCTCACCACCTCCTGGTCACTAAGAATACCAGACTGGGCTGGACCTATCAAGTAGAAACACAGGCATATAtacgtacatacacacaaaatactCAAATCCCAATATGGAAAAGTGACTAAATTTCACGGTTCGGTTTAGCTTGTCTCTGCTGGGTCTGTTTGCCAAGTATGTTGCTACTGAATGTTTAGTGCCTTTCATAGCGTGTAACTTGGTTGTCAATAGACAGATGGTGTCAGGACGTAAGACAAAACCACCGTGGTGTGAGCTACCTGCAGCAAATTCCTCGATGGTCATGAGAGGGAAGCGGATAAGGACCAGGGCTTTGCCCAGCACTTTGCGTTTGTTCTCCGGAGTGGGCTGGTACTGCTGCCTCTGGGTCTCTGCCTCCGCCCAGCGCACCGCAGCTCCAAACAGACGTACCTCCCGCACCCCCAGTGTGTCCCTCTCCAGCACCGCCACCAGCGTGTCTACAGGAGACAAGATCTCACATCATGCTCAGAACGTGTCCTTTGTCTGAAGACAATCCCCTATGCCCCTTTCCTTattttgtgagagagagagagcataattAACTTTACCTAGATCAATATCAGTGAAGCCCTCGGCAGCGAGTGCATCCACAGTGTTCTTGTCGATGTTCTCCAGACAGAGGCTGGCCAGCTGAGGTTCGTCAAAGAGCCGCGCCTGAAACAAACAACCAGTGTTAGCAAAAAGCTGGCAGCGATCATACTGTGATCAACCGTTTTCTCTATTCTAATATCCATACCTAGCGACAAGCTAGAAATACTGGGTTTTCAGTCTTATCATTTGTAATAACCATGTTATTACATCGTCTGCATTTCCAATGACACCCTATATCACATCCTAGCCTATGGGGCAATTCCATGAAAGCATACCTCCATATTTTAGAGCACACTATATTAgcagtataatgacaccaaggtGTTGTCTGTATCATTTAAGGTTCACTGATCATTGGGTCTTACAGGGGACatgtacagaaccagtcaaaaggttggacacctactcattcaagggttctcattcaagcttcacctggaatgcttttccaacaatcttgaaggggttcccatatatgctgagcacttgttggctgcttttccttcactctgcggtccaactcatgggttgaggtcgggggattgtggaggccagatcatctgatgcagcactccatcactctcctttttggtaaaatatcccttacacagtctggaggtgtgtttggtcattgtcctgttgaaaaacaaatgatcgtcccactaagcgcaaaccagatgggatggcgtatcgctgcagaattctgtggtagccatgctggttaagtgtgccttgaattctaaataaatcagtgtcaccagcaaagcacccccgcaccatgtccatgcttcacggtgggaaccagacatgcggagatcatccgttcacctactctgcatctcacaaagacaaggcggttggaaccaaaagtctcaaatttggactcatcagaccaaagttaagatttccaccggtctaatgtccattgcttgtgtttcttggccaaagcgaGTTTCTttatcttattggtgtcctttagtagtggtttctttgcagcaattcgaccatgaaggcctgattcactcagtctcctctgaacagttgatgttgagatgtgtctgttacttgaactctgtgaagcatttatttgtgctgcaatttctgaggctggtaactctattgaacttatcctcggcagcagaggtagctctgggtcttccattcctatggcagttctcatgagagccagtttcatcatagcgtttgatgatttttgtgactgcacttgaagaaacgttcaaagttcttgaaatttgcCCGATAGACTGACcttcctgtcttaaagtaatgatggactgtcatttctctttgcttatttgagctgttcttgccataatatggacttggtctttcaccaaatagggctatattctgtataccacccctaccttgtcacaacacaacagattggcttaagaaggaaagaaattccacaaattaacttttaacaaggcacacctgttaattgaaatgcattccaggtgactacctcatgaagctggttgagagaatgccaagagtgtgcaaaaatgtcaaggtaaagggtggctcgatatacaaatcccaaaagaaagaaacagtctaactccaatacatttttatagaaagttagcaaaaatagataagatcttgctaccatggaaagaaaAATAGATGCCTATTTGTGGGAAAAAAAAATCACCCTGaataactctttagtcatatcacagtttacctatttgctcatggttttgcctacacctattgacctgctttttaaattatatgaacaaaaaatcttcaattttatttggaatggcaagccagacaaaattaaaagggcctatttatataacgaatatatgtagctcagttggtagagcatggtgtttgcaacaccagggttgtgggttcgattcccacggggggccagcacagaatttggagagcagaaatgattaaagcattagacctctcactaaaggcatcagtcatacaaaagttatacttaaatccaaactggttctctagtaaattggtaggaatgtctcaccccatgttcaagaatggtcttttcccctttattcagattacaactgctcactttcacttttgaaaaggaaataatctccaaaatagttattttttaaacaagccttagaaagttggttgcaatttcagtttaatccacctgaaaagacagaacaaataatacaacaaatattatggttaaactcaaatatactaattgacataaaaaaaaacatttttcgaataaattttttaaaaaggtataattttagtgaatgatatcataaataggactggtggagttgtcacacatgcaactaacacagacatatggaaatgtctgctctacccaaaattacaaccaactaattgcagcattaccacaaaaatggaagtgGCAAGTAGAAGGGGGAAAAGTAAGGAGCTTGGCTGTCGGCCCTTAAAGTgtgaaataaaaacatataccaatttcatttaaggacaaaaaaactgacagctgtgccatataacttgctaaatagttgggaagagattttcgatgtacccattccacatggtttatgaattgatacgcaaaacctcaaatttttctatttaaattactatacaaaattcttgcaaccaatagaatgttatatatatgggggatacaatcttcccagctctgcagattttgatGTGAGGAGGCAGACTCatcagatcatttgttttggtactgttcatatgtagcttgtttttggtcacaggtccaggaatggctgaagaattgcaacttttgcctagaactaacgctgcagatagcaatactgggtgatttgaaaagccattgtcaatcaatcaataatataataattattttagctaaaaaaaattatctttaatttacaatctgtagaagctatgagaatagaaagattcagtacttttgtgaagcatcacagcagttgaaaaatatatggcaaatagaaatccaaaatggatggtgttaagagatagctgtgaggggttgaatggagctgaagggtgggactaataacagcCAGagaaccaatgtaaaacatacggggtctgtaaaatgtatataggttcagaaatgttgtgaaatagtacagttacaaatagaaatcaaactggatggacatcagaaatagaggaaggactaaaaacaaacaaaatataactattgtaaaatagattgtgtctgtaaaatgtgtattgggtgtataaactgaaggtagaagcctaagtgttattgtttattagtttactccaattgggggaagggtggtagggtttgcagggaataataaaggtatattctaaaaaaaagtatgtatatctatataggtatgtatatatgtgtatatgtacgtgtatgtatatatatatttaccaaaaaaagatatgggggtgattggaaatgatgcagacaattacattgatggaagcaacaatctttccgcaatattaagctgatccacccctataattattacttttttttaaaggcaaaggttggctactttgaaaattctcaaatataaaatatattttgaaacacttttttggttactacatgattccatagttttgatgtcttccctattattctacaatgtacaaaattgTTCAAACAAAGACAAACCCTGCAATGAGTAAGTGTCCAAAAATTCCCTAAAAttgccactttcatcatgattttctaAAAAAAAGAATGGTCgtgttacaaa
Protein-coding sequences here:
- the btbd2a gene encoding BTB/POZ domain-containing protein 2a isoform X1; the protein is MRCCACLSQQQTLQCSPSKMAAEEESNSRAPCLNFSSPGPLGNAQSSNNAHSSPATNEGAAGATGGAPRTAGHSNPQPGPDRGGGTDVRVENSPNRQHTTPQSAGQSATAARAPTVAGGASGAATNMTASSVESPNIPSSLPSSPASAAVLVYREPVYNWQATKNTVKERFAFLFNNEVLSDVHFLVGKGMGVQRIPAHRFALAVGSAVFDAMFNGGMATTSTEIELPDVEPAAFLALLKFLYSDEVQIGPETVMTTLYTAKKYAVPALEAHCVEFLKKNLRADNAFMLLTQARLFDEPQLASLCLENIDKNTVDALAAEGFTDIDLDTLVAVLERDTLGVREVRLFGAAVRWAEAETQRQQYQPTPENKRKVLGKALVLIRFPLMTIEEFAAGPAQSGILSDQEVVSLFLHFTVNPKPHVEFIDRPRCCLRGKECSITRFGQVESRWGYSGTSDCIRFSVNRRIFVVGFGLYGSIHGPTDYQVNIQVIHTDSNTVLGQNDTGFSCDGSSNTFRVMFKEPVEILPSVNYIACATLKGPDSHYGTKGMRKVTHEAPATGTKTCFTFCYAAGNNNGTSVEDGQIPEVIFYT
- the btbd2a gene encoding BTB/POZ domain-containing protein 2a isoform X2, encoding MAAEEESNSRAPCLNFSSPGPLGNAQSSNNAHSSPATNEGAAGATGGAPRTAGHSNPQPGPDRGGGTDVRVENSPNRQHTTPQSAGQSATAARAPTVAGGASGAATNMTASSVESPNIPSSLPSSPASAAVLVYREPVYNWQATKNTVKERFAFLFNNEVLSDVHFLVGKGMGVQRIPAHRFALAVGSAVFDAMFNGGMATTSTEIELPDVEPAAFLALLKFLYSDEVQIGPETVMTTLYTAKKYAVPALEAHCVEFLKKNLRADNAFMLLTQARLFDEPQLASLCLENIDKNTVDALAAEGFTDIDLDTLVAVLERDTLGVREVRLFGAAVRWAEAETQRQQYQPTPENKRKVLGKALVLIRFPLMTIEEFAAGPAQSGILSDQEVVSLFLHFTVNPKPHVEFIDRPRCCLRGKECSITRFGQVESRWGYSGTSDCIRFSVNRRIFVVGFGLYGSIHGPTDYQVNIQVIHTDSNTVLGQNDTGFSCDGSSNTFRVMFKEPVEILPSVNYIACATLKGPDSHYGTKGMRKVTHEAPATGTKTCFTFCYAAGNNNGTSVEDGQIPEVIFYT